The sequence below is a genomic window from Alligator mississippiensis isolate rAllMis1 chromosome 16, rAllMis1, whole genome shotgun sequence.
CGGGTCAGGCTGGGCATAAAGTGAAAGGATAATTTATGGATGCTTGTTGAGCCCCGTACTCTGGTCTTGAGGGCTGCTAAGGGGCACCTCTTCACCAACAGCAAACTCAGCCTCGAACAAACATCCCCTCGAAGCTGTCACTTAGGGATTTAAATTCCGCAGGTCAGTCCACAGCCCGGAGAAGACCAGCTGGCGGTCGGCCCCTTCAGCCTATGCCTCTGGTCTCCTTCCTGGGAAAGCAGTGCTCAGGGCAGCCCCGAACCTCCTGAATCGCAGAGCGGTCTTGACTGCCTCTGCGCATCTCTGTGTTTACTGCAGCTGGGCTTGTGCTTGGTGATTGTTCCATTCCTGATGAAGCTTTGTCCTCCTCTCGCTCAGAGCAGTGAAATGCCATTCGAGGAGCTGCTTGCACTTTATGGCTATGAGGCATCTGATCCCATCTCGGAGCAGGACAGCGAGAGCAATGGGATCTCTCCTCACCTGCCAGACATGACCCTCGATAAGGTAAGAAGCACTTCTTGGCCACCCATAAGCTACTAGCAAGGGAAGGAGGCAGTGTATCCCTAGTCGCTGTAGGGCTTAGAGCTTAGGGTGTCTAGTGttgtggctctcaaccttttttagactcaaagcacccccgCTCCATAACTTGTGTGCATTGAACAGGAAAACCGAATTGCTTTATTACAGtgttacctccttgcagaggagctttgccagcctgagcctgcacttatttCCTTAAACCGGCTTATCTCCTCGCACCTTGTGGCACTCTTCAAAgggtctcatggcaccccagggtgcccgaCACCCTGGGTGAGAATCGCTGGCCTGGTGCCTTCCTCCTATTCAGTGAGTTCAAGGCCATTGAATTCCAGTAGGCAGGAGCTGGCCGACCCTTTGAACCCAAAAGAACGGGGCCTGCTTCATCCCGGCTCGCTGTAAGGAAAGCCAGCAGGAAAGTGATAGCAGGAGAGTGAATGCAAGGAATTCAAAGGAGACGAGGGAGAGGGTCCTTGTTAAGGCGAAGGACAAACTAAAAACCCTTTGTGGAATGTGAATTCTGTCCGTGTGGGGCTGTGAATCAAAGGAGATTCACAGGAAGCTGCATGTCTGCTTGGACAGCTATTTCCCCGCTGCCTGTGTGAACCTGATACTCCTCCCACCCTGTCTAAAATCTGTGGCTAGGAGTTTCTCCCTGCTAGGATCTAGGAAAGCCACCCACTCCTCCCTGTGACATCCCTAGGAAACCCCTCTCCTCTTGACCCTCTTAGTAGGAGCCCTGAGGAAACGGCCACAGTGAGAGAGGACCTgagggatcatctagtccagccggCTGTATAGATCCCTCTCAGACCCCAGGCATGAGAGGGGAGTCCTGGGAGGTACATGGAGGCAGCTTCTCATGGCAAGGGACGATTTATTCTAggcctcccccctttttttttaatttaaaaacatttttcacttTCTTGTTGTTGTTAAAAGGAACAAATAGCGAAGGATTTGCTTtcaggggaagaagaggaggagacgcAGTCCTCGGCCGACGACCTGACTCCATCCGTCACGTCCCACGATGCCTCGGACCTTTTCCCAAACCAGCCTGGCTGTACGTCTCTGATTTCTCACTTACTGTTTGGACCCTGAGTGCCTCAGCGGGACAGTTACTTATTTTGGTGCTGAGAGTAGCATTTGCAGAGGCCAGTCCTTGGGGCTGGCGATGGACCTGGCCCTGACGGTGTGCTTGTGAGAGTTAGGCTGCAGTGACGAGGGGCTAAGGGATACCAGTCAGCTGTCTCATCGGGAAAGAATTCCCTCTGGCTACAAGTCGTAGCTCTGGGGAAGTGAGACCTCTGGTTACATGCTCGGTGTGGATTTCCGAGGCAGCTACACAGCGGGTGAAGTGGGTTGATACAGGGCTTGTTTGGCTTCCTGAAATATCTCAGCCATATGCTCCTCCAGAATCACCCGCTGTAAGACTAGACAGACCCTGCTCTTGTGTGGTAGGGCAGCAGGCAGGATTTCAGCTCTGAGGGCCCAGGGATCCCGTATGATGCGGTTGGAAGGAGGGTACAGCATATAAGTAGGACCGGTGCTCTAATATCTTATGGCTGCACCTTTGTATTGGGGATCTGCAAGGACCCAGGGTAAGAGAGGAGCTTCAGATAAAAGTGTGGGTTGGGCCACCTACCAGTTTTGAGAGTCTTGGTCTTGCTGATTGATCAAATACTGCACGTCTGGAAAGGACTTGAGTTCTGTAGCCTACAAAGAGAATAAATGAGGATCTGGGTAAGTTACCTCTGAAAAAATGGGCCAAGGTTAAACTAACTCGAAGACAGGAAATAAGGGGAAGAAGAGAAGCTAAAGAGGCATGAGGGAGGAGAAGTAAGCCAGCACGTCACTGAACGCCCAACTTCTCCTTTCTCACAGCCAACAACTTCCTTGCCGATGAAGACAAGGAGCCCTGCTCTTCCCCGTGCGCTTCCTCCATGGCAGAGGATTCAGAAGAGGACTCCATCCCATCCAACGAGTGTAAGAAGGTGAGTCACTGAACCTGCAgcccatgctctgtgccccaagGGGAGAAAGCAAAGCCTGTCACAGGGACCACAGTAACCTGTGGTGTGTCCGTGGGGAAGCCGCTGCGATGCTCTGTGTGTTGTATTCTGGAGAAGGTCAAGGCAGACACAGCTTTTCGCTCAGCCTGCAGCCTCCGTCTGTGGTCTGCAGCTGAGGATATCTTGATTATGGGGGGACTGTGCTGCTCCTTCCGTAGAAGAAATGATGGCTTTTACATGTCCAGGATAGGAGGGAGATGGAGACTCCCAGTACCCACCCTGGATAGGGGTGATGGGTGAAGGAAGATCTAGGTGCAGGTGACTCACGTGCTTGGCAAGGTGAGGAAGATCTGCTGCATCTCCAGCTCTAGGGGCTGACAGCAGTTTTGCCCTAAACCTGTAGTATTCAGACTGGCATCAAACCCGTACGATCCCCAACTCGACATTTGTTTGAATACTTCCTAGGTTTCTGGGTAGACAAAATCCTTGTGGATTTTGCAGAACACAGTCTGCTGCCGTATTTAACAGTGCAAGATAAGCTTTCTTTGTCCTGCAACTGATTCTAGCCCCTGCATGGTGCACAGCAGTCTCCTACTAAATCCCTTTCTTGTGGTGATTTCCAGGAGATCATGGTCGGTCCTCAGTACCAGGCTGCAGTCCCCATCCTCCATTTACAAAGGCACAGTGAAAAAGGTGAGAGACTGTCCTTTCTCTGGCTTCAACATCTGCACTGAGTATCATCTGGGTACAAGGCCTCTAGCCTGGGTGGTTTGATTTATCCGGCTTTGCAAGCGGGCCCTGCAGCCTGTGGGGGCTGCCACAGCTGGACCACTATTGGTTCTCAGGCTAGCTGTCTAGTTTAAAACAAGCTCGAGTATCCCCACACTGCATTGCAATCCCAGATGTGATGTATCCGGTGTGTCTGACTATACTCTCCTAGCAAAGGGCATGGAACAGTTGTCACCCATGTGTTTTGAATCACAAAATGGGTGCCCCGCAAGAAGTCAGCAGCCATGACTGTTTACAACACACCCGCAGGTGCAGTTTGCTGTGTGTGACCTGGCAGCTTGCAGTGGCTATCAGATTATGTACGGGAAAGAATGCAAAGCTGTGATTAATTTTTGGAGGCTCTAGTAACAGACACCTGCATTCTTGGAAGGTTGTATTGTCCCTGCATTCCTGACGCGCCTTCAGGCTGGGAAATGGCATGAAGTTAAGGGTTTTCAGGTGGCAAAGAGGAAGTCGAGGGTCTCAGCCACAGCCGGAGAGAAGACCCTCCTTCCCAGTGATCTTTTAGTCTTTCAGTGGCAATGAGTGGTAGCCGACATCATTCGCATGTGCATTTTCATGCAACCCCACTCGGGCCCATCTCAGTTCACCGTTAGATCGGGTCACTCAAAGCCAGGCTGAGGGGATCAGGTTGGCTGATTGTTTCGATGCCTAAAACTCATGCCCTCGGCACCACCTCTCAGGGCCTGCCACGCAGGCAGGCAGCAAGAAGCCTCTTCAGAAATGACTCACTTCCTCCATCACTCACTCTCTGGGTAGGTTTAAGGAGATACCTTCACTCATTTTAGACTCAAATGCTGCAAAGTGCCCAGCGCTGTTAACGCCTCCGGAAATCAGTGGGAGGGAAGGGCTCTGGCTGCCTTGCAGGCGGCGGTCCAAGGGCTTGGGGACTAATTCTCCGGTGTCGCACGTCACTTCCAAAGTGGATGTGAAGTGGTAGTAGCCCTCAACAGTGGCCTTTTTATGTCCTTTCTGCGCTGGCTTTGACTCAGTGTGAACAAGCACTGAAGGGGCAGGACAATGGGGAATCAAAGCCTTTGTCTTCCCAACTAAATAAATATCATTTGAGAAGCACATTCAGTGCTGGGGGTTACAAAGCCACGCATCTGAATACAAACATTTCTGTgacttttatttgtatttaattgCTAagcctttgttttctgtttgctttgtgtggcttttcttttttttcttttttctcaccGTTCCTCCGTATTGTTACGAACCGCTGAGAGAGCAATGCGCAGCCTTGTGCTCGCAGCTGagggcggaagggggcaagcagcgtGCTTCTGCTATTCTTACCTGACAAAACCGCCTTCCAAGCTAGTGCACTGTTGAGTGGCCTGAAGGCTACGCCTTTTTGAGCCTTGGTGATGGCAAAATTGAACAGGCTAAGTGGTAGCTTAAAGCCAGCCCTTTAAAGCAGCCTGTATTAACATGTTAATACTGTGTTATCCGGTGATCCTAGAGGACTTCTCTGCAGCCACCCCCCTCTACCCCAGCCTTCATGAAAAGCCAAGGTTAAAGGAGTCCTTgcaaaacactgaaaaataagAGCCTCTGGCTCATGGGGCAAAGGGGAGAGTTGGGAGCCAGCAGCCCTCTACTGTAGATTCAGGAGGGAAAGCTCCCAAGTGCTGTGAGCTTCAGCACCCCAGAGATGGGTTTTCTCTCTGAGATGCCCCCCTGCACACCAGCCTGGGGGAGCAGCGGTGCTGTCTGACTGCTGAGCTCATCCCTGACATGCCCTGCCGTCCCCCGCAGTCTACGAGAACGAAGATCAGTTGCTGTGGGACCCCAACATCCTGCCCGAGAGGGAGGTGGAAGAGTTCCTGTACCGAGCGGTGAAGCGGCAGTGGGACGAGCTGGCCAGCATCAGCCTGCCCGAAGGAGAGATGGTGAAGGACAACGAGCAGGTGAGTGGGAgccagggctctgcccagccactggGGTCTCAATTTCCAATGAGCCAGTTTGGTTTGGGGGATGGACAGAGTCACATTGGCtgcaggggcaagcagcagaattaGGGAGCTCCAAGACAGGTCAGATGAGAAGAGCAAGACCCTACAGAGCCTCTCTGGAGCTGAAGGGGCCCCTCGGGTCTGTCACGGCTGCTGCGGAGATGAGCCAGAGGGAATAATTCTCTGTTAGGGACTGAgctcagctgggtcctgccatttTGGAGCACAGCAGACAAGCTCAGCTGACATTTTGTAGGGGTTACATTgccactgccttgctctgctggcCCTTGAATACAGGTGTGGGAGGACACGTATGCACCCTTGCTGCGTGCCCCCATTCCCTGAGAGGTGCTGGGAACCTTCCCATGTGGAGCTGCCCTGGGTGACGGTCTGAAATTGGGGTGGCGGAGAGGTGGCTGCAGAGGCAAACGTGTTCCCCAGGCTGCGAGCCTGAGCTGTAGCTGAGCCCATCGGCGACATGCTAATCCGGTGCGTGTGATCAGCTGGGGGATCCGTTCTGTTCCCTAGGCTCTGTATGAGCTGGTGAAATGCAACTTCAATGCGGAAGAGGCTCTGCGGAGGTTACGCTTCAACGTGAAGGTCATCAGAGGTGAGCAATGCGAGGGGCTGGATTGTCTCGTGGAGTAGCCGCTTAGTGTcctgtccgtctgtctgtctctctgcccCAACTCCTGGGACTCTGGAGCATTTGACATTCCCATTTCCTCCTGCTGCAGATGAGCTCTGTGCCTGGAGCGAAGAGGAGTGCAGGAACTTCGAGCACGGCTTCCGGGTCCACGGGAAGAATTTCCATCTCATCCAAGCGAACAAGGTAACGAGCTGTGCGCGTCAGCTAGTGCTGGGCGCGGGTTTGAAGCCTCGGTTCCTCCGGGGAAAGGAAGACTACCAAGTTCCAAGCCCAGCTGCGATGCTGGCTTCTCCCACCTGAAAAGCAGAGATCATAAGAGTGACAACATCAGAGCATGAGGCTCCAGCTCATTAGCACTTTCTAGGCAAGAGTCTTTCCAAACACTTGACTCTTGCAGCGTTTAGGTGAGTCCCATGTGCAGGGAGCGTGCAAAGACCTCTCCTTTGCAAGGAGAGCTGGGGGGGTCTGGTAGTCAGGACATGGGGTGGATGATGCTGGGTCTGGGCTTGGGGCCCGGCTGTGAGAGTGAGGTTGCTTCTCCACACCTATAAAGCAGGGTGACACACAGCTGCCCCGTGAAACTCTCTCGGTGCAAGTGGCTGACCGCCCTCTCCCCCCCAGGTGCGCACCCGGTCGGTGGGCGAGTGCGTGGAGTACTACTACATGTGGAAAAAGTCGGAGCGCTACGACTACTTCACGCAGCAGACTCGCTTCGGAAGGAAGAAGTACGTCCTCCACCCTGGAGCCACGTGCGTGGAATATTCTCACACTAATCTCAGTAACATGCCTTCCTGCGGAGGAACccggcctccaccccctcccctccagctagGGGCCtcttaaaccagtggttctcgaCCCTTGTAGACTCAGGGCATCCTTggttagactcaaggaaccctgcagaaagtgccagctcttagttttcactcagtttttttgactgtggaagAATATTAGAGCATTTTTTCCATTGCAAGGACCTCAGAGAGACCACAGCCGGTCAGTGCTTtggacactctggattcctatttgagatctctgggtttatctcgtgaatcatggttgcacacccaacagtgctaacattgtgtgaagccccacagcacccttgaaaggatctaaaggtaccccagggtgccacggtgcctggttgagaatcactgctttaaacaTTGCTCCCCCCGCTTTTATTTAAACCACAGAAGATGGGAAGTGTCCTGGAGGGgagtccccagggcctgcagACAATCAGCTGCACCCTTTGCCCATAGGACGTAGCCAACCTCAGCCTGGGCACCTTTTTCCCAGGTGTCACTAGTTGGCAGTATTGTCTCTCAGTATCTATGGTCCTAACGTGCTCATTTTTCCATACGCATCCTTACTGCCAGGAGTGGAGGATCCACATGGATCCATTTCTCTCTTCCAAAAATACCAAGGGGggacaaaaaaatgaaaaactcccttatttttgccttttttgtaaACTTGAATgtcctgttatttttttttctcttttcagttGGACTCTGCTGCTCATAAGAGCAGATCCCACTTAAAACAGCTGacaagcagcaaaaaaaaaaaagggaacaacCCCATATTTTGTTTCTGGGATTGTTCAGTCACAGAAATGTTGGAGCCTTTGATTTCTTGGCCTTGATTCAGGGCATGAAACATTCTGAAAAAGCTCAAAAAAAGTTCTTGGGGCGGCAgttcccagcccagctctctgtgcCAGCGCGCTCGCGGTGCAGCAGGCTCTGGCTGTGCGCGGGGGGGGAGAATGTGCATCCATTGAAACTcctgggggaagaagggaaggctGCAGGTCCAGGGTGCCGAGCTCAGCTGAGGCTAGAAAGCAACAGGGTTTTGATGCTGGTTTCATCTGCTCTGGTTTTCACTGTCACCCTTCACCAGTGCGAGATCCCAGCCGGGCCTTGTAGGTGCTGAGCGGAAGGTGTTGGCACAgtgggctgcttgctgcctgTGGTGCAGGgaatgctgcccccaccccacgtcCCTCTGCAGGGTGTTCGCCCCTCCTCGCTCCACGGAGAGTCACGGccacctctctccctgcagggacTATGCAGAGAACGACTTGGACGGAGGCGAGGTGGAGAACGCTGGCCGGGCCCGGAGCTCGCCGCCCATTCCCTCTGCTACCAGCTGCCTGGACTCCCACTTCAGCCAGGACCCCCTGGCCATCGAGAGCACAGGTAACTTCCTTGCCTTCCACCTGGGCGTGCTGCAGCGGCTGCAGTCCCGCGGCTCTTGGAGACGGGGCTCTGTTGGCCTGCCTCTTGCGACCTGCCGTCTAACCAAGGCCCTTCTCCACGGCCTAGACCCCAGGGCAGGGCGCAGTGCTGAGGCAAGAGGCTTATCTGCCCCATCAGCATGTAGCCAGGGACATGCAGTTGGGCTCCATACAGGTCAGATGTAGGGAGAATCTAGAGAAGCTCCCTCTTCCACCACCCTGATAAACCTGAGCTTGACATCTGCATGTTGGGGAGAAACGCAGGGgcgggatggggagggggagaagactCCTGGAGTCTCCCATGAATTGTTCACCTAAATTTCCCTAAAACCCTGAAGTCTCCCCTTAACCCGTGAGCGTCCTGCCTCTTCTCTCCTTATATGCATCCCGCGCTGCACTGACACGGGGCTTGGCTGTTCTAGCAAAGGGTCACTGCTGCGCTCGGTCACACGGGCTTGTCACAGGCCTGAGCAGGAAGCCCCTTAGCATGCGACAGACAGGCACCGTCTCTTCTGCCCTCACCCTCCTGTCTGTGTTCCTCCCCTTGCTGTCGCAccatgcagagcccctgagcgTGGAGAGTGCAGcctgcagcctgggcagcacGAGCGAGTCGGGCCAGGGCTACGAGTGCAGCACGCCCTCAGAGACAAACTGTTCCTTCGACCCTGCCGAGGAGCCAGCCTCGAGCACGCGGTGCCCCGGGACCCCCTCAGAGACGGGGATCTACCCGCTGCCCCCGGCAGGCCCGGACCCGGCGGACAAAGCAGAGACATTGCAGAGCTCCGGCGAGACGATAGCCATGGACTTCACACTCCCCGCAGACATGGGCGAAGGCTTGCCTTTAATCGCTGGCCGCGTGGATTTGGGCACAGCCCCCGAGGCAGTGGTGGCCCCAGCTCAGGTGTCCTTATCGGTCACGGATTTCAGCATCATTGGCATCGGGGATGTGAATAGCTTCCTAGCAGCCCACCAGGCCTGCCCAGCGCCCATGGCCCAGTCAGAGCCATTGTCGCAGTGAGCCTCCGCTCACAAGCATGTCACAGATGGAGCTGGGACCTGGACCTCACCGAGTGAATTCCTTGGACCTCTCTGTTTCACGGGGACACTTGAGAGCCATCGGTCAGAATCCGTCTTTCCATCCTCCGTGATCCACAACCAGACACCTCTTTGCTCTCGTGCTCGTCAACAGGGGAGGTTTTAGTGGGGGAGTCGGtgaccccccctccctgcccatgcaTCGCCACGGGCAGCACTATGCTGGTcagacagcccctgccctccaggcAGAGGAGGGGGCTGTCGCAACAGGGGACACATCGTGGGCATTTTGGGGGTGTCACTGGAGCTGCAGGCGCGCAGGAAGCAAGCACAGGCAGAGCGGGGGCCGTCTGGCTGCCGGGCCGGGCGCTGGTCCCAAAGGCAGTCCCTGCCGCGTTCTGTGTTGCAATAGAAGTGCTTCTCTCTCCCCATCCTTCCCGATGGCAGGACCTTGCCTGTTGGTCTGTTGGTCCCGGCAGCAGGCGTGCGTGTCCAGCTGTTTGTCCAGCCCCCACACTACCAGGGCCAGATGAGGCATAGCCTGTCCCTACCCACTGTGGGGAAGGCCTCAGTCCATTATCAGGGGCAGTTGTACATTGCCCAGTTCACCTCCCTTCCAGTACTTACTGGGGCCTGTGCTGTGGAGAACCTGGATCCAGGGATAAAGCTGGGCTGCTAACAAGAGGAGTCTGTAGACAGACTGCTGGAGTCACACTAACCCAGTGCTTGTGAGCCTATTGCTGCAGTGGACAGCACAGCCGGCCCCGTGGAAGGGTTAAACTGAGACAAGCAGCCTGCAGATGTGCCCAGGTGGCTCCAAACTGGTCTGTCTGGGAAGAAAGCAAGGGAAAGGGCTGGGAAAGGGGGTGCAGTGATTGAGTCGGCTCTTGCTCTGCCTGTCCAAGGGTTTAAAGTTGAGTAGAAGAGACGGGGcagggggcacggcctctgcGCACATAGCGTGTGCCCCATCCTGTGCCAGGCGTGTCAAACCCAGGCGCTTCTCTAAGGTGAAACCGGGGTGCACACCCATGCACCTCGAGTACGGAGCGCCCAGCCCTGGCAGGATGCCTTGTGTGCCTGGGCATCTCTGCCCCTGCGTGCCAGCATGTGCACGTGCcgcaggcagggaggctcagcCGTGGGGCATCGATGCTGGCAAACCCTGCACTGATTCCTGGCACGGGACCTGGGCTggagcctgcctcagccccagggctcccgAATGTGACAAGGAAACTCTGATGTCCTAAGAGAAAGGGATGTGTTTGCTGCCAGGGCCTTGCCAAGGTGGCAGGGACTCCGGGCCCTGTGCAGAGTGCCAAACTGACCCAGGTGCCTGGCGTGGGGAGCCCAGGTCCGGGGTGTGCTGCTGGCTAAAGCCTCTTCTCCACTTCCTTGTGAGCACCCTCTCCACCCTCAGCCAGGgactgctgcctccccacctgccGTGCGGGCCTCCAACCCGATCCCCCCGCTGCTCTCCCTGCACACGGGTTTCTTAATCGCTGCCTTCAGGTCTCGGCCTGGAGCCAGCCTTGCTCTGATGGATTTAAATGCAGTGACACGCAAGGGGCCCGGATCTATCTCCACGCGAGGAGGGGGGCACAAAAGGCGCCGAGTCGCAGCGTGTTTGATGCC
It includes:
- the MIER2 gene encoding mesoderm induction early response protein 2 isoform X3, which produces MNCMQELAAHCVVAKGFLIQLLFSLKASVGRQSPRVVPYPAHNLCPGEPGLQTAAVVSMGSADHRFNLAEILSQNYGVREERDEEEDTQEKEKSLEELEKSFSPSQLGLCLVIVPFLMKLCPPLAQSSEMPFEELLALYGYEASDPISEQDSESNGISPHLPDMTLDKEQIAKDLLSGEEEEETQSSADDLTPSVTSHDASDLFPNQPGSNNFLADEDKEPCSSPCASSMAEDSEEDSIPSNECKKEIMVGPQYQAAVPILHLQRHSEKVYENEDQLLWDPNILPEREVEEFLYRAVKRQWDELASISLPEGEMVKDNEQALYELVKCNFNAEEALRRLRFNVKVIRDELCAWSEEECRNFEHGFRVHGKNFHLIQANKVRTRSVGECVEYYYMWKKSERYDYFTQQTRFGRKKYVLHPGATDYAENDLDGGEVENAGRARSSPPIPSATSCLDSHFSQDPLAIESTEPLSVESAACSLGSTSESGQGYECSTPSETNCSFDPAEEPASSTRCPGTPSETGIYPLPPAGPDPADKAETLQSSGETIAMDFTLPADMGEGLPLIAGRVDLGTAPEAVVAPAQVSLSVTDFSIIGIGDVNSFLAAHQACPAPMAQSEPLSQ
- the MIER2 gene encoding mesoderm induction early response protein 2 isoform X5 produces the protein MNCMQELAAHCVVAKGFLIQLLFSLKASVGRQSPRVVPYPAHNLCPGEPGLQTAAVVSMGSADHRFNLAEILSQNYGVREERDEEEDTQEKEKSLEELEKSFSPSQSSEMPFEELLALYGYEASDPISEQDSESNGISPHLPDMTLDKEQIAKDLLSGEEEEETQSSADDLTPSVTSHDASDLFPNQPGSNNFLADEDKEPCSSPCASSMAEDSEEDSIPSNECKKEIMVGPQYQAAVPILHLQRHSEKVYENEDQLLWDPNILPEREVEEFLYRAVKRQWDELASISLPEGEMVKDNEQALYELVKCNFNAEEALRRLRFNVKVIRDELCAWSEEECRNFEHGFRVHGKNFHLIQANKVRTRSVGECVEYYYMWKKSERYDYFTQQTRFGRKKYVLHPGATDYAENDLDGGEVENAGRARSSPPIPSATSCLDSHFSQDPLAIESTEPLSVESAACSLGSTSESGQGYECSTPSETNCSFDPAEEPASSTRCPGTPSETGIYPLPPAGPDPADKAETLQSSGETIAMDFTLPADMGEGLPLIAGRVDLGTAPEAVVAPAQVSLSVTDFSIIGIGDVNSFLAAHQACPAPMAQSEPLSQ
- the MIER2 gene encoding mesoderm induction early response protein 2 isoform X4; its protein translation is MAEASVGRQSPRVVPYPAHNLCPGEPGLQTAAVVSMGSADHRFNLAEILSQNYGVREERDEEEDTQEKEKSLEELEKSFSPSQVHTAREEKGTCLPTVLSSLTVLKAQSSTEGHEPALVDPLESSEMPFEELLALYGYEASDPISEQDSESNGISPHLPDMTLDKEQIAKDLLSGEEEEETQSSADDLTPSVTSHDASDLFPNQPGSNNFLADEDKEPCSSPCASSMAEDSEEDSIPSNECKKEIMVGPQYQAAVPILHLQRHSEKVYENEDQLLWDPNILPEREVEEFLYRAVKRQWDELASISLPEGEMVKDNEQALYELVKCNFNAEEALRRLRFNVKVIRDELCAWSEEECRNFEHGFRVHGKNFHLIQANKVRTRSVGECVEYYYMWKKSERYDYFTQQTRFGRKKYVLHPGATDYAENDLDGGEVENAGRARSSPPIPSATSCLDSHFSQDPLAIESTEPLSVESAACSLGSTSESGQGYECSTPSETNCSFDPAEEPASSTRCPGTPSETGIYPLPPAGPDPADKAETLQSSGETIAMDFTLPADMGEGLPLIAGRVDLGTAPEAVVAPAQVSLSVTDFSIIGIGDVNSFLAAHQACPAPMAQSEPLSQ
- the MIER2 gene encoding mesoderm induction early response protein 2 isoform X7, translated to MPFEELLALYGYEASDPISEQDSESNGISPHLPDMTLDKEQIAKDLLSGEEEEETQSSADDLTPSVTSHDASDLFPNQPGSNNFLADEDKEPCSSPCASSMAEDSEEDSIPSNECKKEIMVGPQYQAAVPILHLQRHSEKVYENEDQLLWDPNILPEREVEEFLYRAVKRQWDELASISLPEGEMVKDNEQALYELVKCNFNAEEALRRLRFNVKVIRDELCAWSEEECRNFEHGFRVHGKNFHLIQANKVRTRSVGECVEYYYMWKKSERYDYFTQQTRFGRKKYVLHPGATDYAENDLDGGEVENAGRARSSPPIPSATSCLDSHFSQDPLAIESTEPLSVESAACSLGSTSESGQGYECSTPSETNCSFDPAEEPASSTRCPGTPSETGIYPLPPAGPDPADKAETLQSSGETIAMDFTLPADMGEGLPLIAGRVDLGTAPEAVVAPAQVSLSVTDFSIIGIGDVNSFLAAHQACPAPMAQSEPLSQ
- the MIER2 gene encoding mesoderm induction early response protein 2 isoform X1, which encodes MNCMQELAAHCVVAKGFLIQLLFSLKASVGRQSPRVVPYPAHNLCPGEPGLQTAAVVSMGSADHRFNLAEILSQNYGVREERDEEEDTQEKEKSLEELEKSFSPSQVHTAREEKGTCLPTVLSSLTVLKAQSSTEGHEPALVDPLESSEMPFEELLALYGYEASDPISEQDSESNGISPHLPDMTLDKEQIAKDLLSGEEEEETQSSADDLTPSVTSHDASDLFPNQPGSNNFLADEDKEPCSSPCASSMAEDSEEDSIPSNECKKEIMVGPQYQAAVPILHLQRHSEKVYENEDQLLWDPNILPEREVEEFLYRAVKRQWDELASISLPEGEMVKDNEQALYELVKCNFNAEEALRRLRFNVKVIRDELCAWSEEECRNFEHGFRVHGKNFHLIQANKVRTRSVGECVEYYYMWKKSERYDYFTQQTRFGRKKYVLHPGATDYAENDLDGGEVENAGRARSSPPIPSATSCLDSHFSQDPLAIESTEPLSVESAACSLGSTSESGQGYECSTPSETNCSFDPAEEPASSTRCPGTPSETGIYPLPPAGPDPADKAETLQSSGETIAMDFTLPADMGEGLPLIAGRVDLGTAPEAVVAPAQVSLSVTDFSIIGIGDVNSFLAAHQACPAPMAQSEPLSQ
- the MIER2 gene encoding mesoderm induction early response protein 2 isoform X6, producing MNCMQELAAHCVVAKGFLIQLLFSLKASVGRQSPRVVPYPAHNLCPGEPGLQTAAVVSMGSADHRFNLAEILSQNYGVREERDEEEDTQEKEKSLEELEKSFSPSQSSEMPFEELLALYGYEASDPISEQDSESNGISPHLPDMTLDKEQIAKDLLSGEEEEETQSSADDLTPSVTSHDASDLFPNQPGSNNFLADEDKEPCSSPCASSMAEDSEEDSIPSNECKKEIMVGPQYQAAVPILHLQRHSEKVYENEDQLLWDPNILPEREVEEFLYRAVKRQWDELASISLPEGEMVKDNEQALYELVKCNFNAEEALRRLRFNVKVIRDELCAWSEEECRNFEHGFRVHGKNFHLIQANKVRTRSVGECVEYYYMWKKSERYDYFTQQTRFGRKKDYAENDLDGGEVENAGRARSSPPIPSATSCLDSHFSQDPLAIESTEPLSVESAACSLGSTSESGQGYECSTPSETNCSFDPAEEPASSTRCPGTPSETGIYPLPPAGPDPADKAETLQSSGETIAMDFTLPADMGEGLPLIAGRVDLGTAPEAVVAPAQVSLSVTDFSIIGIGDVNSFLAAHQACPAPMAQSEPLSQ
- the MIER2 gene encoding mesoderm induction early response protein 2 isoform X2: MNCMQELAAHCVVAKGFLIQLLFSLKASVGRQSPRVVPYPAHNLCPGEPGLQTAAVVSMGSADHRFNLAEILSQNYGVREERDEEEDTQEKEKSLEELEKSFSPSQVHTAREEKGTCLPTVLSSLTVLKAQSSTEGHEPALVDPLESSEMPFEELLALYGYEASDPISEQDSESNGISPHLPDMTLDKEQIAKDLLSGEEEEETQSSADDLTPSVTSHDASDLFPNQPGSNNFLADEDKEPCSSPCASSMAEDSEEDSIPSNECKKEIMVGPQYQAAVPILHLQRHSEKVYENEDQLLWDPNILPEREVEEFLYRAVKRQWDELASISLPEGEMVKDNEQALYELVKCNFNAEEALRRLRFNVKVIRDELCAWSEEECRNFEHGFRVHGKNFHLIQANKVRTRSVGECVEYYYMWKKSERYDYFTQQTRFGRKKDYAENDLDGGEVENAGRARSSPPIPSATSCLDSHFSQDPLAIESTEPLSVESAACSLGSTSESGQGYECSTPSETNCSFDPAEEPASSTRCPGTPSETGIYPLPPAGPDPADKAETLQSSGETIAMDFTLPADMGEGLPLIAGRVDLGTAPEAVVAPAQVSLSVTDFSIIGIGDVNSFLAAHQACPAPMAQSEPLSQ